Proteins from a genomic interval of Aquabacterium sp. J223:
- a CDS encoding alpha/beta hydrolase family protein, with protein sequence MFKYFPTNYVWNLSVNLAIEMGAKMGEIEQMCAPLLEAAKQPDAAGTQAFRETWVKMADRLCDLAAEDEGRGRRLSAGEKLKRAAAYLITAERLQAHDAPGRLAMYRRELDLFLRGTRLLHENVERVEIPYEGGHISGLYTRAQGVQGRAPLLLLLNGLDSTKEMQYLVGNHRWLAERGVSSLSIDQPGTGEALRLHGMKARHDAEHWASRVVDWLEQRDDVDPKRIGCYGVSLGGYYCPRAVAFEPRFACGVVLGANHDWREVQKRRLEKEGDFPVPHYWAHVRWVWGGRDNEEFMKIAEDVHLDGVVERIKVPFLVTHGEKDSQIPLKWAHRTYEQLVNSPKRELKVFDERTGGVQHASFDNSINAGHYVMDWVAETLGGRTA encoded by the coding sequence ATGTTCAAGTACTTCCCCACCAACTACGTCTGGAACCTCTCGGTCAACCTCGCCATCGAGATGGGCGCCAAGATGGGCGAGATCGAGCAGATGTGCGCGCCGCTGCTGGAGGCGGCGAAGCAGCCGGACGCCGCCGGCACCCAGGCCTTCCGCGAGACGTGGGTGAAGATGGCCGACCGGCTGTGCGACCTGGCGGCCGAGGACGAGGGCCGCGGCCGGCGGCTGTCGGCCGGCGAGAAGCTCAAGCGCGCCGCCGCCTACCTCATCACCGCCGAACGGCTGCAGGCGCACGACGCGCCGGGCCGGCTGGCGATGTACCGCCGCGAGCTCGACCTCTTCCTGCGCGGCACCCGCCTGCTGCACGAGAACGTCGAGCGGGTGGAGATCCCCTACGAGGGCGGGCACATCAGCGGCCTCTACACCCGCGCCCAGGGCGTGCAGGGCAGGGCGCCGCTGCTGCTGCTGCTCAACGGCCTGGACTCGACCAAGGAGATGCAGTACCTGGTGGGCAACCACCGCTGGCTGGCCGAGCGCGGCGTGTCGTCGCTGTCGATCGACCAGCCCGGCACCGGCGAGGCGCTGCGGCTGCACGGCATGAAGGCCCGCCACGACGCCGAGCACTGGGCCAGCCGCGTGGTCGATTGGCTGGAACAGCGCGACGACGTGGACCCGAAGCGCATCGGCTGCTACGGCGTCTCGCTCGGCGGCTACTACTGCCCGCGGGCGGTGGCCTTCGAGCCGAGGTTCGCCTGCGGCGTGGTGCTGGGCGCCAACCACGACTGGCGCGAGGTGCAGAAGCGCCGCCTGGAGAAGGAAGGCGACTTCCCGGTGCCGCACTACTGGGCGCATGTGCGCTGGGTGTGGGGCGGCCGGGACAACGAGGAGTTCATGAAGATCGCCGAGGACGTGCACCTGGACGGCGTGGTCGAGCGCATCAAGGTGCCGTTCCTCGTCACCCACGGCGAGAAGGACTCGCAGATCCCGCTGAAGTGGGCGCACCGGACCTACGAGCAGCTGGTCAACAGCCCGAAGCGGGAGCTCAAGGTCTTCGACGAGCGCACCGGCGGCGTGCAGCACGCCAGCTTCGACAACAGCATCAACGCCGGCCACTACGTCATGGACTGGGTCGCCGAGACGCTGGGCGGCCGCACGGCCTGA
- a CDS encoding tripartite tricarboxylate transporter substrate binding protein yields the protein MLASAPLPHRSVTGLAASLVIGLCTLAGTPAAQAQAWPSGPVEMVVPFPPGGSFDAVARTFARLLEAKVKQPVVVQAKPGGSFVIGLSSVQAAPANGQSFYYGPVTPVTVHPHWMKTLPFGKDSFVPVCQAFENTFVLVAGPESRYSRFADVVAASKTGPVNYAHPGVSSSPHLAAAELFGKAGVQAVDIPYKGEPAIQQELIGKQIELAIVTAATVADFPAVKSLMVFADRRLPSLPNTPTAKELGFNVTPSGYGGVFVRAGTPPAVIRQLESSCKDVLAEPELQDLVRRFSQRAEFLDSKAFGARIDADHASKAELLKTVKLDR from the coding sequence ATGCTCGCCTCTGCCCCGCTTCCGCACCGGTCCGTCACCGGGCTCGCCGCATCGTTGGTGATCGGCCTGTGCACCCTGGCCGGAACGCCGGCCGCTCAGGCGCAGGCCTGGCCGTCGGGGCCGGTGGAGATGGTGGTGCCGTTCCCGCCCGGCGGGTCGTTCGATGCCGTGGCCCGCACCTTCGCCCGCCTGCTCGAAGCCAAGGTGAAGCAGCCGGTGGTGGTGCAGGCGAAGCCGGGCGGCAGCTTCGTCATCGGGCTGTCCTCGGTGCAGGCGGCGCCGGCGAACGGCCAGAGCTTCTACTACGGTCCCGTCACCCCGGTGACGGTGCACCCCCACTGGATGAAGACGCTGCCCTTCGGCAAGGACAGCTTCGTGCCGGTGTGCCAGGCGTTCGAGAACACCTTCGTGCTGGTGGCCGGCCCCGAGTCCCGCTACAGCCGCTTCGCCGACGTGGTGGCGGCGTCGAAGACCGGCCCGGTCAACTACGCCCACCCCGGGGTGTCCAGCTCGCCGCACCTGGCCGCCGCCGAGCTGTTCGGCAAGGCCGGCGTGCAGGCCGTCGACATCCCCTACAAGGGCGAGCCGGCCATCCAGCAGGAGCTGATCGGCAAGCAGATCGAGCTGGCCATCGTGACCGCGGCCACGGTCGCCGACTTCCCGGCGGTCAAGTCGCTGATGGTCTTTGCCGACCGGCGCCTGCCCAGCCTGCCCAACACGCCGACCGCCAAGGAGCTCGGCTTCAACGTCACGCCGTCGGGCTACGGCGGCGTCTTCGTGCGCGCCGGCACGCCGCCGGCGGTGATCCGGCAGCTCGAGTCGTCGTGCAAGGACGTGCTGGCCGAGCCGGAGCTGCAGGACCTGGTCAGGCGCTTCTCGCAGCGCGCGGAGTTCCTCGACAGCAAGGCCTTCGGCGCCCGCATCGATGCCGACCACGCCTCCAAGGCCGAGCTGCTGAAGACCGTCAAGCTGGACCGCTGA
- a CDS encoding LysR family transcriptional regulator, whose product MRFNKLDLNLLVALDALIEELSISRAAVRLHMSQSAMSNALARLREYFDDPLLVQVGRRMELTPRAEVLREAVRDVLMRVDTSITAQPAFDAARSEREFRISASDYTLLTLMPRVIALAHRQAPRVRFSLVPQVTHATRALELGEVDLLVIPQMHHTPEHPHEVLLQEPFTCVVWQGSRLAEGELTRERYAAAGHVVMVPAGTDQQASVESAFMQRHGLARRVEVTTFSFPSMAALVVGTDRIATLHDSLARQMARQWPLRLHPPPLPLSMSQTMQWHKYRSQDPGLVWLRGLMHAAAAARPAAEPAAA is encoded by the coding sequence GTGCGCTTCAACAAACTCGACCTCAACCTGCTCGTGGCGCTCGACGCGCTCATCGAGGAACTGAGCATCAGCCGGGCCGCCGTGCGGCTGCACATGAGCCAGTCGGCGATGAGCAACGCGCTCGCGCGGCTGCGCGAGTACTTCGACGACCCGCTGCTGGTGCAGGTGGGCCGGCGCATGGAGCTGACGCCGCGCGCCGAGGTGCTGCGCGAGGCGGTGCGCGACGTGCTCATGCGGGTGGACACCAGCATCACCGCGCAGCCGGCGTTCGATGCGGCGCGTTCGGAGCGGGAGTTCCGCATCTCCGCCAGCGACTACACCCTGCTCACCCTCATGCCGCGGGTGATCGCCCTCGCCCACCGGCAGGCGCCGCGGGTGCGCTTCAGCCTGGTGCCGCAGGTGACGCACGCCACCCGCGCGCTGGAGCTCGGCGAGGTCGACCTGCTGGTGATCCCGCAGATGCACCACACGCCCGAGCACCCGCACGAGGTGCTGCTGCAGGAGCCGTTCACCTGCGTGGTCTGGCAGGGCAGCCGCCTGGCCGAGGGCGAGTTGACGCGCGAGCGCTACGCCGCCGCCGGCCACGTGGTGATGGTGCCGGCGGGCACCGACCAGCAGGCCTCCGTCGAGAGCGCCTTCATGCAGCGGCATGGGCTGGCGCGGCGCGTGGAGGTGACCACCTTCAGCTTCCCGTCGATGGCGGCGCTGGTGGTGGGCACCGACCGCATCGCGACCCTGCACGACAGCCTGGCCCGGCAGATGGCGCGCCAGTGGCCGCTGCGCCTGCACCCGCCGCCGCTGCCGTTGTCGATGTCCCAGACCATGCAGTGGCACAAGTACCGCAGCCAGGACCCGGGCCTGGTCTGGCTGCGCGGGCTGATGCATGCCGCGGCGGCCGCACGGCCCGCCGCCGAGCCGGCCGCCGCCTGA
- a CDS encoding NAD-dependent epimerase/dehydratase family protein: MHLLITGADGFVGRSLVRRLLGPDGDGVASLTLMDLRLSPVVAAAPTVRPLPGSLADAGRLEAAFERPVDAVVHLASVPGGAAERQYALARDVNLHGTLALLERCKAQVEAGGVAPVFVFASTVAVFGRPQGPVDDHTPPDPQLSYGMHKLVGEAMVADFSRRGWVDGRSLRLPGVLARPAEPTGQWSAFLSDLIHELGAGRPFTCPTSPQAVTWASSVRNVVDNLLHGLRVHAAALQGRRTLTLPTQVFSLQALVQAVGRVHGTPAEALVRWQPDERIESLFGRFPPLRTPQALAAGFRADADLDALVRDAVERSAG; encoded by the coding sequence ATGCACCTGCTCATCACCGGCGCCGACGGTTTCGTCGGCCGTTCGCTGGTCCGACGCCTGCTGGGCCCGGACGGTGACGGCGTCGCCTCGCTGACGCTGATGGACCTGCGGCTGTCGCCGGTGGTGGCGGCGGCGCCGACGGTGCGGCCGCTGCCCGGCAGCCTGGCCGATGCCGGCCGGCTCGAGGCCGCGTTCGAGCGCCCGGTGGACGCGGTGGTGCACCTGGCGAGCGTCCCCGGCGGCGCGGCGGAGCGGCAGTACGCGCTGGCCCGCGACGTCAACCTGCACGGCACGCTGGCCCTGCTGGAGCGCTGCAAGGCCCAGGTCGAGGCCGGTGGCGTCGCGCCGGTGTTCGTCTTCGCCAGCACCGTCGCGGTGTTCGGCCGGCCGCAGGGCCCGGTGGACGACCACACGCCGCCCGATCCCCAGCTGAGCTACGGCATGCACAAGCTGGTGGGCGAGGCCATGGTCGCCGACTTCAGCCGCCGCGGCTGGGTCGACGGCCGCTCGCTGCGGCTGCCCGGCGTGCTGGCCCGGCCGGCGGAGCCCACGGGCCAGTGGTCCGCCTTCCTCAGCGACCTCATCCACGAGCTCGGCGCCGGCCGGCCCTTCACCTGCCCGACCTCGCCCCAGGCGGTGACCTGGGCGTCCTCGGTGCGCAACGTGGTGGACAACCTGCTGCACGGGCTGCGGGTGCACGCCGCCGCGCTGCAGGGCCGGCGCACGCTGACCCTGCCGACGCAGGTGTTCAGCCTGCAGGCGCTGGTGCAGGCGGTGGGCCGGGTGCATGGCACGCCGGCCGAGGCGCTGGTCCGCTGGCAGCCCGACGAGCGCATCGAATCGCTGTTCGGCCGCTTTCCCCCATTGCGCACGCCGCAGGCGCTGGCGGCCGGGTTCCGCGCCGACGCCGACCTCGACGCCCTGGTGCGCGACGCGGTGGAGCGATCTGCCGGCTGA
- a CDS encoding HNH endonuclease — protein sequence MVIKRRLRAASGGAGPPPVEVAAPLTCPLCDRPVEPGPAADEHHLVPRSRGGREKVLVHRICHRKVHATFSERELARDFHTWAALRAHPEIATFVRWVRNKPPGYLDRTRRPRR from the coding sequence ATGGTCATCAAGCGCCGCCTGCGCGCCGCCTCGGGCGGGGCCGGCCCACCGCCGGTGGAGGTCGCCGCCCCGTTGACCTGCCCCCTGTGCGACCGACCGGTCGAGCCCGGCCCGGCGGCCGACGAGCACCACCTGGTGCCCAGGAGCCGGGGCGGGCGCGAGAAGGTGCTGGTGCACCGCATCTGCCACCGCAAGGTCCATGCGACCTTCAGCGAGCGCGAACTGGCGCGCGACTTCCACACCTGGGCCGCGCTGCGGGCGCATCCGGAGATCGCCACCTTCGTGCGCTGGGTGCGCAACAAGCCGCCGGGTTACCTGGACCGCACGCGCCGGCCGCGGCGTTGA
- the alaS gene encoding alanine--tRNA ligase, with the protein MKAADIRQTFLKFFESKGHAIVPSSPVVPGDDPTLLFTNAGMNQFKDVFLGFDKRPYSRATTAQKCIRAGGKHNDLENVGYTARHHTFFEMLGNFSFGDYFKKDAIAYAWELLTEHFKLPKDRLWVTVYAEDDEAYEIWNKTVGVPAERIVRIGDNKGARYASDNFWMMGDTGPCGPCTEIFYDHGPEIPGGPPGSPDEDGDRYIEIWNNVFMQFNRTEDGVMHPLPKPSVDTGMGLERVTAVLQGVHSNYEIDLFVALLAAARAAVEKAGGADVDADSPSLKVIADHIRACAFTVADGVIPGNEGRGYVLRRIARRGIRHGYKLGARKPFFHTLVAELAVQMGDAYPELRRDEARITEVLKAEEERFFQTIANGMEILEGALAKLSQGGGKTLDGELAFKLHDTFGFPLDLTADVCRERGVTVDAAGFDAAMNRQREQARAAGKFKMQQGLAYAGSPTTFHGYEKLIHETATVAAVYVDGTAVDEAKAGDDAVVVLDHTPFYAESGGQVGDTGELRNGTTLFVVEDTLKVQADVFGHHGRVKEGAIKVGDRVDARVDADKRARTVRNHSATHLMHKALREVLGAHVQQKGSLVTPDRTRFDFSHNAPLTDEQIRRIEALVNAEILANHATEARVMPIAEAQKSGAMMLFGEKYGDSVRVLDIGSSRELCGGTHVQRTGDIGLFKVVADSGVAAGIRRIEAVTGDNALAYLQSLERTVNALAGTLKATPAEVQGRVAQVLDQVRALEKELGSLKGKLASAQGDELLAQAVDVGGIKVLAATLQGADAKALRETMDRLKDKLKSAAIVLAAVDGAKVQLAAGATPDVSGRVKAGELVNFVAQQVGGKGGGKADLAMAGGTDAARLPQALQSVRGWVAERV; encoded by the coding sequence ATGAAAGCCGCCGACATCCGCCAGACCTTCCTCAAGTTCTTCGAGTCGAAGGGCCATGCCATCGTCCCCTCCAGCCCGGTGGTGCCCGGGGACGACCCGACGCTGCTGTTCACCAACGCGGGGATGAACCAGTTCAAGGACGTCTTCCTCGGCTTCGACAAGCGGCCCTACAGCCGCGCGACGACGGCGCAGAAGTGCATCCGCGCCGGCGGCAAGCACAACGACCTGGAGAACGTGGGCTACACCGCGCGGCACCACACCTTCTTCGAGATGCTGGGCAACTTCAGCTTCGGCGACTACTTCAAGAAGGACGCCATCGCCTACGCCTGGGAACTGCTGACCGAGCACTTCAAGCTGCCGAAGGACAGGCTCTGGGTCACCGTCTACGCCGAGGACGACGAGGCCTACGAGATCTGGAACAAGACGGTGGGCGTGCCGGCCGAGCGCATCGTGCGCATCGGCGACAACAAGGGCGCGCGTTACGCGTCGGACAACTTCTGGATGATGGGCGACACCGGCCCCTGCGGCCCTTGCACCGAGATCTTCTACGACCACGGGCCGGAGATCCCCGGCGGCCCGCCGGGCTCGCCCGACGAGGACGGCGACCGCTACATCGAGATCTGGAACAACGTCTTCATGCAGTTCAACCGCACCGAGGACGGTGTGATGCACCCGCTGCCCAAGCCCAGCGTGGACACCGGCATGGGGCTGGAGCGGGTGACGGCGGTGCTGCAGGGCGTGCACAGCAACTACGAGATCGACCTGTTCGTGGCCTTGCTGGCGGCGGCTAGAGCGGCCGTCGAGAAGGCCGGTGGCGCGGACGTCGATGCCGACAGCCCCAGCCTCAAGGTCATCGCCGACCACATCCGCGCCTGCGCCTTCACCGTGGCCGACGGCGTCATCCCCGGCAACGAGGGCCGCGGCTACGTGCTGCGCCGCATCGCCCGCCGGGGCATCCGCCACGGCTACAAGCTGGGCGCGCGCAAGCCCTTCTTCCACACGCTGGTGGCGGAGCTGGCCGTGCAGATGGGCGACGCCTATCCCGAGCTGCGCCGCGACGAGGCCCGCATCACCGAGGTGCTGAAGGCCGAGGAGGAGCGCTTCTTCCAGACCATCGCCAACGGCATGGAGATCCTGGAGGGCGCCCTGGCGAAGTTGTCGCAGGGGGGCGGCAAGACGCTGGACGGCGAGCTCGCCTTCAAGCTGCACGACACCTTCGGCTTTCCGCTCGACCTGACGGCCGACGTCTGCCGCGAGCGCGGCGTGACGGTGGACGCCGCCGGCTTCGACGCCGCGATGAACCGCCAGCGCGAGCAGGCGCGGGCGGCCGGCAAGTTCAAGATGCAGCAGGGCCTGGCCTATGCCGGCAGCCCCACCACCTTCCACGGCTACGAGAAGCTGATCCACGAGACCGCCACCGTGGCCGCGGTCTACGTCGACGGCACGGCGGTCGACGAGGCCAAGGCCGGCGACGACGCGGTGGTGGTGCTCGACCACACGCCGTTCTACGCCGAGTCCGGCGGCCAGGTCGGCGACACCGGCGAGCTGCGCAACGGCACCACGCTGTTCGTCGTCGAGGACACGCTGAAGGTGCAGGCCGACGTGTTCGGCCACCACGGCCGGGTCAAGGAAGGTGCGATCAAGGTCGGCGACCGGGTGGATGCGCGGGTGGATGCCGACAAGCGCGCGCGCACCGTGCGCAACCACAGCGCCACCCACCTGATGCACAAGGCGCTGCGCGAGGTGCTGGGCGCGCACGTGCAGCAGAAGGGCTCGCTGGTGACGCCCGACCGCACGCGCTTCGACTTCTCGCACAACGCCCCGTTGACCGACGAGCAGATCCGCCGCATCGAGGCCCTGGTCAACGCCGAGATCCTGGCCAACCACGCCACCGAAGCGCGCGTGATGCCGATCGCCGAGGCGCAGAAGTCCGGCGCCATGATGCTGTTCGGCGAGAAGTACGGCGACAGCGTGCGGGTGCTGGACATCGGCTCCAGCCGCGAGCTGTGCGGCGGCACGCATGTGCAGCGCACCGGCGACATCGGCCTGTTCAAGGTGGTGGCCGACAGCGGCGTGGCCGCCGGCATCCGCCGCATCGAGGCGGTGACCGGCGACAACGCGCTGGCCTACCTGCAGTCGCTGGAACGCACGGTGAACGCCCTGGCCGGCACCCTGAAGGCCACGCCGGCCGAGGTGCAGGGGCGTGTCGCCCAGGTGCTCGACCAGGTGCGGGCGCTGGAGAAGGAGCTCGGGTCGCTCAAGGGCAAGCTGGCCTCCGCGCAGGGCGACGAACTGCTGGCCCAGGCGGTGGACGTGGGCGGCATCAAGGTGCTGGCCGCCACGCTGCAGGGCGCCGACGCCAAGGCGCTGCGCGAGACCATGGACAGGCTGAAGGACAAGCTGAAGAGCGCGGCCATCGTGCTCGCCGCGGTCGACGGCGCCAAGGTGCAGCTGGCCGCCGGCGCCACGCCCGACGTGTCGGGCCGCGTCAAGGCCGGCGAGCTGGTGAACTTCGTCGCCCAGCAGGTGGGCGGCAAGGGCGGCGGCAAGGCCGACCTGGCGATGGCCGGCGGCACCGACGCCGCCAGGCTGCCGCAGGCGCTGCAGTCGGTTCGGGGCTGGGTGGCCGAACGCGTCTGA
- a CDS encoding type II toxin-antitoxin system VapC family toxin: protein MIVIDSSYALACVMPDELRPVSMDEVLSEALQAPFLWPVELASALRGAVRRRRLDADQARLACVRLQDLDVEIAGAPHEDPLRFLDFAASHRLTPHDGVYLDLALTRRSALATRDSELMAAAERIGITVYA from the coding sequence GTGATCGTCATTGACAGCTCCTATGCGCTGGCCTGCGTGATGCCGGATGAACTTCGCCCGGTCAGCATGGACGAGGTGCTGTCCGAGGCGCTGCAGGCGCCGTTCCTGTGGCCGGTCGAACTGGCCAGCGCATTGCGCGGTGCGGTGCGCCGGCGGCGACTCGATGCCGACCAGGCGCGCCTGGCCTGCGTCCGCCTGCAGGACCTGGATGTCGAGATCGCCGGCGCCCCGCATGAGGATCCGCTGCGCTTCCTCGACTTCGCCGCTTCGCACCGGCTGACGCCGCACGACGGCGTCTACCTCGATCTGGCGCTGACCCGTCGGTCGGCGCTGGCCACCCGCGACAGTGAATTGATGGCCGCCGCCGAACGCATCGGCATCACCGTGTACGCCTGA
- a CDS encoding type II toxin-antitoxin system Phd/YefM family antitoxin, with protein MTTQTLGLFEAKTRLSELVARAEQGEEVIITRHNKPVAKIVPMTQGSSFDRERRREAVAALRQLGQEIAERHGAWTADEPVGWVREVREEREEQVWRGVACRKP; from the coding sequence ATGACCACCCAGACCCTGGGCTTGTTCGAGGCCAAGACGCGACTGTCAGAACTCGTGGCGCGCGCCGAACAGGGCGAGGAAGTGATCATCACCCGGCACAACAAGCCCGTGGCCAAGATCGTGCCGATGACCCAGGGATCCTCGTTCGATCGCGAACGCCGCCGCGAGGCCGTCGCAGCGCTGCGCCAACTGGGGCAGGAGATCGCCGAGCGGCATGGCGCCTGGACGGCCGACGAGCCCGTTGGCTGGGTTCGTGAGGTCCGTGAAGAGCGCGAGGAGCAGGTCTGGCGGGGTGTCGCCTGTCGCAAGCCGTGA
- a CDS encoding alpha-hydroxy acid oxidase — protein sequence MSLTITHIEDLQRLARKRVPRMFYDYADSGSWTEGTYRANEADFKKILLRQRVAVDMSDRSTATTMVGQAAAMPVALAPTGMTGMQHADGEILAARAAEAMGVPFTLSTMSICSIEDVAAHTRSPFWFQLYVMRDRDFVERLIDRAKAAKCSALMLTLDLQILGQRHKDLKNGLSAPPKPTLANLVNLATKPRWCLGMLRTKRRGFGNIVGHAKGVGDLSSLSAWTAEQFDPRLSWADVEWIKTRWGGPLILKGILDVEDARLAADSGADALVVSNHGGRQLDGAPSSIAALPAIVEAVGSRLEVWLDGGIRSGQDVLKAVALGARGTLIGRAFLYGLGAMGEAGVAKALQIIHKELDLSMAFCGRRRIGDVDRSILLPGTAPGG from the coding sequence ATGAGCCTGACCATCACCCACATCGAGGACCTGCAGCGGCTGGCGAGGAAGCGCGTGCCGCGGATGTTCTACGACTATGCGGACTCCGGCTCCTGGACCGAGGGCACCTACCGCGCCAACGAGGCCGACTTCAAGAAGATCCTGCTGCGCCAGCGGGTGGCGGTGGACATGTCCGACCGCAGCACCGCCACCACCATGGTCGGCCAGGCCGCGGCGATGCCGGTGGCGCTGGCGCCCACGGGCATGACCGGCATGCAGCACGCCGACGGGGAGATCCTGGCCGCGCGCGCCGCCGAGGCGATGGGCGTGCCGTTCACCTTGAGCACGATGAGCATCTGCTCGATCGAGGACGTGGCCGCGCACACCCGCTCGCCGTTCTGGTTCCAGCTCTACGTCATGCGCGACCGCGACTTCGTCGAGCGCCTGATCGACCGCGCCAAGGCGGCGAAGTGCTCGGCGCTGATGCTGACGCTGGACCTGCAGATCCTCGGCCAGCGCCACAAGGACCTGAAGAACGGGTTGTCGGCGCCGCCCAAGCCGACGCTGGCCAACCTGGTCAACCTCGCCACCAAGCCGCGCTGGTGCCTCGGCATGCTGCGCACGAAGCGCCGCGGCTTCGGCAACATCGTCGGCCATGCCAAGGGCGTGGGCGACCTGTCCTCGCTCAGCGCCTGGACGGCCGAGCAGTTCGATCCCCGCCTCAGCTGGGCCGACGTGGAATGGATCAAGACGCGCTGGGGCGGGCCGCTCATCCTCAAGGGCATCCTCGACGTGGAGGACGCCCGTCTGGCCGCCGACAGCGGCGCCGACGCGCTGGTCGTGAGCAACCACGGCGGCCGGCAGCTCGACGGCGCGCCGTCGTCCATCGCGGCGCTGCCGGCCATCGTGGAGGCGGTCGGTTCGCGCCTGGAGGTCTGGCTGGACGGCGGCATCCGGTCCGGCCAGGACGTGCTCAAGGCGGTGGCGCTGGGCGCCCGCGGCACGCTCATCGGCCGCGCCTTCCTCTACGGCCTGGGCGCCATGGGCGAAGCCGGCGTCGCCAAGGCGCTGCAGATCATCCACAAGGAACTGGACCTGTCGATGGCGTTCTGCGGCCGCCGGCGCATCGGCGACGTGGACCGCAGCATCCTGTTGCCCGGCACCGCCCCGGGCGGTTGA